In the genome of Pirellulales bacterium, the window TCGTGGGGATCATCCAGGGTCGGGGCTACGTCCGGGCGTTCTGCATTGGAGCGGCCATCCCCTCGTCGTTTGGCATGATAGCATGGTGGGAATACGTCGGAGCCCCTTTTGCATCTGGTGGCCCATTCAACCATTTGCAGGACGCCCGTGGTTTCGTTCCGACGGACCAAGCGACTTTTATCTGGGCCGCTGCCTTGCTCACCGGCCTTGTGTGCGTCGGGTTCTATTGGCTCATCAAGTCGCCGAAAGAGGATTAGCCATGCGCTTTCAGTTTTCGATCCGTTTGATGCTTGGCTGTCAGTCGGCGCGCAAAACCAGCCAGTCATCGGCGCGGCAAAACCAGCCATTTGAGAAAGGCAAAACTCGTCGTAGGCCCCTTCTAGCGGCACATCCGCAGAAGGAGGACCGATATGGCGAATGCACTCAAGATGGCGATCGTGGAGTCGGTTTTTTCGTTACATGCGTTAGGTTGGAAGCAGCGGCGGATTGCGCGCGAGCTGGGTATCGACCGGGAGACGGTCCGCAAATACCTGCGGCAACGGTTATGCGCGGCAAAACCAGCCAATGCGCCGACCGGCTCTGAGCAGCCAAAACCAGCCGCTTCAGGCGGCCTGCCGGGTCTGGAGGCAAAACCAGCCAATGCGCCGATCGGCGCGGCGGCCGATGGCGGCGGGGCAACAGCAGCCGACTCGCCGACCGGCGGGCCGGCCGAAGCGGCTGATCCGCAACCGGCCGCCGCGGCAGTGGAGGCCGAGCGCGGGCCGGGCAGCCAGTGCGTCCCGTACCGCGAAGCGATCCTCGCCAAGGTTGCCGAGGGCTTGTCGATCAAGCGGATTCACCAGGACTTGGCCGCGGACGGGAAGGTGGTGCATTACGACAGCTTGCGGCGTTACGTCCGGCGCCTGGGCCGGGTGCGCCCACTCCCCTTTCGCCGAATGGAGTGCGAGCCAGGCGCGGAAGCCCAGGTCGACTTCGGCAGCGGAGCGCCGGTTGTCACGCCGGAAGGGAAACGGCGCAAGACGCACGTTTTTCGCATGGTCATCAGTCACAGCCGCAAGGGCTATAGCGAGGTGACATTCAGCCAGAAGACGGATGACTTTCTGCGCGCCTTGGAAAACGGCTTCCGACATTTCGGGGGCGTGCCGAAAACGTTGGTGATCGACAACCTCAAAGCGGCGGTGGCGCACCCCGACTGGTTCGATCCCGAGTTGACGCCGAAGGTGCAATCTTTCTGCCAGCACTATGGGACCGTGATTCTGCCGACCAGGCCCTACACGCCACGCCATAAGGGGAAGGTCGAGTCGGGGGTGAAGTACGTCAAGAACAACGCGCTCAAGGGATGCACGTTCGACAACTTGCGGGCCGAGCAAGAGCATCTCGGGCGGTGGGAAGCGACGACCGCCGACACGCGAATTCACGGCACCCACAAGAAGCAAGTTGGCGCGCTCTTCGAGGCCGTCGAACGGGCGGCTCTTTTGCCATTGCCCGCCGAGCCCTTCGCCAACTTTCAGGAAAAGCAACACAAGGTGTACCGCGATGGACATGTCGAGGTCGCCAAGGCCTACTACTCGGCACCGCCTGAATACGTTGGCCGCAGCCTTTGGGTGCGATGGGATGCGCGGCTGGTGCGTCTCTTCAATCACCGTTGGGAGCAGGTGGCGCTGCACGTGCGGCAGGAGCCGGGGCGGTTCAGCACGCTCAACGAACATCTACCGGCGGAGAAGATCAGCGGCGTCGAGCGCGGCGCCTCCTGGCTGCTCTCGAAAGTCAGCGTGATCGGCAACGAGGCTCATCAGTGGGCCCAGGCCATGCTCCATGCCCGCGGGATTGCCGGCACGCGCGTGCTCCAAGGACTGGTGA includes:
- the istA gene encoding IS21 family transposase yields the protein MANALKMAIVESVFSLHALGWKQRRIARELGIDRETVRKYLRQRLCAAKPANAPTGSEQPKPAASGGLPGLEAKPANAPIGAAADGGGATAADSPTGGPAEAADPQPAAAAVEAERGPGSQCVPYREAILAKVAEGLSIKRIHQDLAADGKVVHYDSLRRYVRRLGRVRPLPFRRMECEPGAEAQVDFGSGAPVVTPEGKRRKTHVFRMVISHSRKGYSEVTFSQKTDDFLRALENGFRHFGGVPKTLVIDNLKAAVAHPDWFDPELTPKVQSFCQHYGTVILPTRPYTPRHKGKVESGVKYVKNNALKGCTFDNLRAEQEHLGRWEATTADTRIHGTHKKQVGALFEAVERAALLPLPAEPFANFQEKQHKVYRDGHVEVAKAYYSAPPEYVGRSLWVRWDARLVRLFNHRWEQVALHVRQEPGRFSTLNEHLPAEKISGVERGASWLLSKVSVIGNEAHQWAQAMLHARGIAGTRVLQGLVSLQTKHSSEALEKACKTALSYGAYRLRTIRHLLARQPAVQMPLPFLDEHPIIRPLDDYAQVVARAFHRQEDRPSVGEGFGRHGWTKVSPVSISAPVPSTKNPGSEVALGRGPADTLPPRSDYPSPGCSSAEPGSVSPDASSVVPRFPPHQEKSP